A genomic region of Raphanus sativus cultivar WK10039 chromosome 6, ASM80110v3, whole genome shotgun sequence contains the following coding sequences:
- the LOC108829072 gene encoding peptidyl-prolyl cis-trans isomerase CYP19-1-like, with product MTVDGKPAGMIIMELFADTTPRTAENFRALCTGEKGMGKLGKPLHYKGSIIHHVDPGYMIQGGDIIDGGKGNGGECIYDSRFFEVENFIKKHTGPGILSMWNRGRNSTGSQFMIHAQANPDLDDECVVFGQVVQGMDIVTSIMALSTETSVPVAVISNCGQIS from the coding sequence ATGACCGTGGACGGCAAACCAGCTGGTATGATCATAATGGAACTCTTTGCCGACACGACCCCACGGACGGCAGAGAACTTTCGCGCCCTCTGTACCGGTGAGAAAGGCATGGGGAAGCTTGGTAAGCCACTCCATTACAAAGGATCGATCATCCACCATGTTGACCCAGGTTATATGATCCAAGGAGGAGATATCATTGACGGAGGGAAAGGAAACGGAGGCGAATGTATCTACGACAGTAGGTTTTTCGAGGTTGAGAACTTCATCAAGAAGCACACCGGTCCAGGTATACTCTCCATGTGGAACCGTGGTCGAAACAGCACCGGATCTCAGTTCATGATCCACGCGCAGGCGAACCCGGATCTGGATGACGAGTGTGTTGTGTTCGGCCAAGTTGTTCAAGGAATGGATATAGTCACGAGCATTATGGCTTTGAGCACGGAAACTTCCGTACCCGTTGCTGTGATCTCCAACTGCGGTCAAATTTCATAG